A genome region from Streptomyces sp. NBC_01296 includes the following:
- a CDS encoding C40 family peptidase: MASHRKPRQRPLSRGTVRTAATLALAGAATATAFEGTSQADPQQTPSQVKAEVDRLYEEAEATTERYNGAKEKADEAQRALDGLRDESARKTDRLNTARRALGSLAAGQYRSGGLGPAMQLALAADPQEYLDRASFLTRTGDRSAAEISSVRRQLDEVGQLRDQAAGRLADLRSREGELAEYKATVEGKLATAKRLLAKLTAEERAAYEAQSAGAAPAGPRAATAPAPVADGTRAARAVAFAYGAIGKPYVWGATGPGSFDCSGLTQAAWRSAGVSLPRTTYTQINAGQRVSRDQLAPGDLVFFYSGVTHVGLYIGNGQMVHAPRPGSTVRVAPIDSMPWAGASRPA, from the coding sequence GTGGCCAGTCACCGAAAGCCCAGGCAGCGCCCGCTCTCCCGCGGCACCGTACGGACCGCCGCCACACTCGCCCTCGCGGGCGCTGCCACCGCCACCGCCTTCGAAGGCACCTCGCAGGCCGACCCCCAGCAGACGCCCTCCCAGGTGAAGGCGGAGGTGGACCGGCTCTACGAGGAGGCCGAGGCGACGACCGAGCGGTACAACGGGGCGAAGGAGAAGGCCGACGAGGCCCAGCGCGCGCTCGACGGGCTGCGCGACGAGTCCGCCCGCAAGACCGACCGGCTCAACACCGCCCGCAGGGCGCTCGGCTCCCTGGCCGCCGGCCAGTACCGCAGCGGCGGCCTGGGCCCCGCCATGCAGCTGGCGCTGGCCGCGGACCCGCAGGAGTACCTGGACCGGGCCTCGTTCCTCACCCGGACCGGCGACCGCAGCGCCGCCGAGATCTCCTCCGTACGGCGCCAGCTCGACGAGGTCGGACAGCTGAGGGACCAGGCCGCCGGCCGGCTCGCCGACCTGCGCTCCCGCGAGGGCGAGCTCGCCGAGTACAAGGCCACCGTCGAGGGCAAGCTCGCCACCGCCAAGCGGCTGCTGGCCAAGCTCACCGCCGAGGAGCGGGCGGCGTACGAGGCCCAGTCGGCCGGCGCGGCCCCGGCCGGTCCGCGCGCCGCGACCGCTCCGGCGCCGGTTGCGGACGGTACGCGCGCCGCCCGCGCGGTGGCCTTCGCGTACGGGGCGATCGGCAAGCCGTACGTGTGGGGCGCGACGGGACCGGGCTCGTTCGACTGCTCCGGGCTGACCCAGGCGGCCTGGCGCTCGGCCGGGGTCTCCCTCCCGCGCACCACCTACACCCAGATCAACGCCGGACAGCGCGTCTCGCGCGACCAGCTGGCCCCCGGCGACCTGGTGTTCTTCTACTCCGGGGTCACGCACGTCGGCCTGTACATCGGCAACGGCCAGATGGTTCACGCCCCCCGCCCCGGCTCGACGGTCCGCGTGGCCCCCATCGACTCGATGCCCTGGGCCGGCGCCTCCCGCCCGGCGTGA
- the pcrA gene encoding DNA helicase PcrA translates to MSSLFDDSFLADLTPSDEVPPPPEDHAAPEPGADDLFGGRFDMAGGSEGSGDAYYRDGSPKPVIDPATLLDGLNEQQAAAVVHAGSPLLIVAGAGSGKTRVLTHRIGHLLAARNVHPGQILAITFTNKAAGEMKERVEGLVGPRANAMWVSTFHSACVRILRRESKRLGFTSSFSIYDAADSKRLMALVCRDLDLDPKKFPPKAFNAKISNLKNELIDEDAFAGQAADGFEKTLAQAYAMYQGRLREANALDFDDIIMTTVHLLQAFPDVAEHYRRRFRHVLVDEYQDTNHAQYTLVRELVGTGYPDLPPAELCVVGDADQSIYAFRGATIRNILRFEEDYKDATTILLEQNYRSTQTILSAANAVIERNENRRAKNLWTQAGTGAVITGYVADTEHDEAQFIADEIDRLTDAGDARAGDVAIFYRTNAQSRVFEEIFIRVGLPYKVVGGVRFYERKEVRDVLAYLRVLANPEDNVPLRRILNVPKRGIGERAEAMVDALAMREKITFPQALRRVDEAFGMAARSTNAVKRFNVLMEELRTIVDSGAGPAVVLEAVLERTGYLAELQASTDPQDETRIENLQELAAVALEFEQARGEDNPGTLAEFLEQVALVADSDQIPDEDEDGSGVITLMTLHTAKGLEFPVVFLTGMEDGVFPHMRALGQTKELEEERRLAYVGITRARERLYLTRSSMRSAWGTPSYNPPSRFLEEIPAEYLQWKRTGAAQKPAGPMRSSGYGSSGSGGGKATFGTSPEAFLSSSRTKSGPSGFATRRAADKPVIALAVGDRVTHDQFGLGTVMEVRGAGADAQATVDFGDDKPKRLLLRYAPVQKL, encoded by the coding sequence ATGAGCAGCCTCTTTGACGACAGTTTCCTGGCGGACCTCACCCCCTCCGACGAGGTCCCTCCGCCGCCCGAGGACCACGCCGCCCCGGAGCCGGGTGCGGACGATCTCTTCGGGGGCCGATTCGACATGGCCGGCGGCAGTGAGGGGAGCGGGGATGCGTACTACCGGGACGGCTCCCCGAAGCCCGTCATCGACCCCGCGACCCTCCTGGACGGGCTGAACGAGCAGCAGGCCGCGGCCGTGGTGCACGCGGGCTCCCCGCTGCTCATCGTGGCCGGCGCCGGCTCCGGCAAGACCCGGGTGCTGACCCACCGCATCGGCCACCTGCTGGCCGCGCGGAACGTCCACCCCGGCCAGATCCTGGCGATCACCTTCACCAACAAGGCCGCCGGCGAGATGAAGGAGCGCGTCGAGGGCCTGGTCGGCCCGCGCGCCAACGCCATGTGGGTGTCCACCTTCCACAGCGCGTGCGTGCGCATCCTGCGCCGCGAGTCGAAGCGGCTCGGCTTCACCTCGTCCTTCTCGATCTACGACGCGGCCGACTCGAAGCGCCTGATGGCGCTCGTCTGCCGCGACCTGGACCTGGACCCGAAGAAGTTCCCGCCCAAGGCCTTCAACGCCAAGATCTCGAACCTGAAGAACGAGCTGATCGACGAGGACGCCTTCGCCGGGCAGGCCGCCGACGGTTTCGAGAAGACGCTCGCCCAGGCGTACGCGATGTACCAGGGGCGGCTGCGCGAGGCCAACGCGCTCGACTTCGACGACATCATCATGACCACGGTGCACCTGCTCCAGGCGTTCCCGGACGTCGCCGAGCACTACCGGCGCCGCTTCCGGCACGTCCTGGTGGACGAGTACCAGGACACCAACCACGCCCAGTACACGCTGGTGCGCGAGCTCGTCGGCACCGGCTACCCGGACCTGCCGCCGGCCGAGCTGTGCGTGGTGGGTGACGCCGACCAGTCGATCTACGCCTTCCGCGGCGCGACCATCCGCAACATCCTCCGGTTCGAGGAGGACTACAAGGACGCGACGACGATCCTGCTGGAGCAGAACTACCGCTCCACGCAGACGATCCTCTCCGCGGCCAACGCGGTCATCGAGCGCAACGAGAACCGCCGCGCCAAGAACCTGTGGACCCAGGCCGGCACCGGCGCCGTCATCACCGGCTACGTCGCGGACACCGAGCACGACGAGGCGCAGTTCATCGCCGACGAGATCGACCGGCTGACGGACGCCGGGGACGCCAGGGCGGGCGACGTCGCGATCTTCTACCGGACGAACGCGCAGTCGCGTGTGTTCGAGGAGATCTTCATCCGCGTCGGACTCCCGTACAAGGTCGTCGGCGGCGTCCGCTTCTACGAGCGCAAGGAGGTCCGCGACGTCCTCGCGTACCTGCGCGTCCTCGCGAACCCGGAGGACAACGTCCCGCTGCGCCGGATCCTGAACGTGCCCAAGCGCGGCATCGGCGAGCGCGCGGAAGCGATGGTCGACGCGCTCGCGATGCGCGAGAAGATCACCTTCCCGCAGGCGCTGCGGCGCGTGGACGAGGCGTTCGGCATGGCCGCGCGCTCGACGAACGCGGTGAAGCGGTTCAACGTGCTGATGGAGGAGCTCCGCACGATCGTCGACTCGGGCGCGGGCCCGGCGGTGGTGCTGGAGGCGGTGCTGGAGCGTACGGGCTACCTCGCCGAGCTCCAGGCCTCGACCGACCCGCAGGACGAGACGCGGATCGAGAACCTCCAGGAACTCGCGGCGGTGGCGCTGGAGTTCGAGCAGGCCCGCGGCGAGGACAACCCGGGCACGCTCGCGGAGTTCCTGGAGCAGGTCGCGCTCGTCGCCGACTCCGACCAGATCCCGGACGAGGACGAGGACGGCTCGGGCGTCATCACGCTGATGACCCTGCACACCGCCAAGGGCCTCGAGTTCCCGGTGGTCTTCCTGACCGGCATGGAGGACGGGGTCTTCCCGCACATGCGGGCGCTGGGCCAGACCAAGGAACTGGAGGAGGAGCGCCGCCTCGCGTACGTGGGCATCACGCGGGCGCGCGAGCGGCTGTACCTGACCCGCTCCAGCATGCGCAGCGCCTGGGGCACCCCCTCGTACAACCCGCCGTCGCGGTTCCTCGAGGAGATCCCGGCGGAGTACCTGCAGTGGAAGCGCACGGGCGCCGCGCAGAAGCCGGCGGGCCCGATGCGGAGTTCGGGGTACGGATCGTCCGGCTCGGGCGGCGGGAAGGCCACGTTCGGCACCTCGCCGGAGGCGTTCCTGTCCTCGTCCCGTACGAAGTCGGGGCCGTCCGGGTTCGCGACGCGCCGGGCCGCCGACAAGCCGGTCATCGCGCTGGCGGTCGGGGACCGGGTCACGCACGACCAGTTCGGGCTGGGCACGGTCATGGAGGTCAGGGGCGCCGGGGCGGACGCGCAGGCCACCGTCGACTTCGGGGACGACAAGCCGAAGCGCCTGCTGCTGCGCTACGCGCCGGTGCAGAAGCTGTAA
- a CDS encoding alpha/beta hydrolase — MSLTGIPLFATAIALTAIAVVLPLAVWSKVRGPAVVRVSTRALMVVFAQVTAVAVVFIAVNRQETFYNSWGDLLGTGKYVTAAPDLGPDGLGGKKATEVKAEPKVLQEFQPVDGLGGRVKKTELNGKISGVKGEVMVWLPPQYDDPAFKNKKFPVVELIPGIPGTGKSWFQGLKAHEVLEPLMKSGKVQPFILVSPRAMLLGNGDTGCANIPGKVNADSWFSVDVRKMVVDNFRASDEARTWGVAGYSAGAYCAAKLGILHPDRYSAAVSLSGYNDPGQEPTSLVAQDPEMRRTHNLKALLKAAPTPPAVALWMSGAEQDGYLSGTDLKSIAQNPTTVHAEKVVGGHNLDSWSKQIPQTFGWLNTQVKAP; from the coding sequence ATGAGCTTGACCGGGATCCCCCTCTTCGCGACGGCGATCGCCCTCACGGCGATCGCCGTCGTCCTGCCTCTGGCCGTGTGGAGCAAGGTGCGCGGCCCCGCCGTCGTACGCGTGTCGACCCGTGCCCTGATGGTGGTGTTCGCCCAGGTCACCGCCGTTGCGGTGGTGTTCATCGCGGTGAACCGGCAGGAGACCTTCTACAACTCCTGGGGCGATCTGCTCGGCACCGGAAAGTACGTCACCGCCGCCCCCGACCTGGGCCCGGACGGGCTCGGCGGGAAGAAGGCCACGGAGGTCAAGGCGGAGCCGAAGGTGCTCCAGGAGTTCCAGCCGGTCGACGGCCTCGGCGGCCGGGTCAAGAAGACCGAGCTCAACGGCAAGATCTCCGGGGTCAAGGGCGAGGTCATGGTGTGGCTCCCGCCGCAGTACGACGACCCGGCGTTCAAGAACAAGAAGTTCCCCGTCGTCGAGCTGATCCCGGGCATACCGGGGACGGGCAAGTCCTGGTTCCAGGGGCTCAAGGCGCACGAGGTGCTGGAGCCGCTGATGAAGAGCGGCAAGGTGCAGCCGTTCATCCTGGTCTCGCCGCGCGCCATGCTGCTGGGCAACGGCGACACCGGCTGCGCGAACATCCCCGGCAAGGTCAACGCGGACAGCTGGTTCAGCGTCGACGTCCGCAAGATGGTCGTCGACAACTTCCGGGCGTCGGACGAGGCCCGCACCTGGGGCGTCGCCGGGTACTCGGCGGGCGCGTACTGCGCCGCCAAGCTGGGCATCCTCCACCCCGACCGCTACAGCGCGGCCGTCTCCCTGTCCGGCTACAACGACCCGGGCCAGGAGCCCACCTCGCTGGTCGCCCAGGACCCGGAGATGCGGCGCACCCACAACCTGAAGGCCCTGCTCAAGGCCGCGCCCACGCCGCCGGCGGTCGCGCTGTGGATGTCGGGGGCCGAGCAGGACGGCTACCTGTCCGGCACGGACCTCAAGTCCATCGCGCAGAACCCGACCACGGTGCACGCGGAGAAGGTGGTCGGCGGCCACAACCTCGACTCGTGGTCGAAGCAGATCCCGCAGACCTTCGGCTGGCTGAACACGCAGGTCAAGGCGCCGTAG
- a CDS encoding SWIM zinc finger family protein → MTEQGVHWTAEQVLALAPDDASRKAGAKLGGAGPWSQTGDSASGSVWGSCKGSGSTPYRTVVDLRGPAYKCSCPSRKFPCKHAIGLLLLWSAEGFGEPGEAPDWAAGWLAERVAKAERPAASAGRPVDEEAAKRRAERRAARISAGVGELEQRLEDVLRGGLAGQQQAGYAPWEETAARMVDAQAPGLAARVRELGTIPSCGPGWPARMLEEGALLHLLNRGWLGLAGLPEPLAATVRSRVGLPGTAAEGEVVRDRWLVLAQYDSVSPDGRLTTRRSWLRGLGSGRPALVLDFGPPGRPPGLALPVGLVLEAEARFRPGSAGLRADLGERSAAAAPCDRVPAGVSTGEALEAYGAALREDPWLDSWPVVLGPVIPIPGETGWQLADAEGDCALPVALGGGGSRSGLWQLAALSGGGPVTVFGECGHRGFTPLTAWHPGCPEPVALG, encoded by the coding sequence ATGACTGAGCAGGGGGTCCACTGGACGGCGGAACAGGTACTGGCTCTGGCTCCTGACGATGCGTCACGCAAGGCGGGGGCCAAGCTGGGCGGGGCGGGTCCGTGGTCGCAGACCGGAGATTCCGCTTCCGGTTCGGTGTGGGGGTCGTGCAAGGGCAGCGGCAGTACGCCGTACCGGACGGTCGTGGACCTGAGGGGCCCGGCGTACAAGTGCTCTTGTCCGAGCCGTAAGTTCCCGTGCAAGCACGCGATCGGACTGCTGCTGCTCTGGTCGGCGGAGGGGTTCGGCGAGCCCGGCGAGGCGCCGGACTGGGCCGCCGGGTGGCTGGCGGAGCGGGTGGCGAAGGCCGAGCGCCCCGCGGCCTCGGCAGGCAGACCGGTCGACGAGGAGGCGGCGAAGCGCCGGGCCGAACGAAGGGCGGCCCGGATCAGTGCGGGCGTAGGCGAACTGGAGCAGCGGCTCGAGGACGTGCTGCGCGGGGGCCTGGCCGGCCAGCAGCAGGCGGGGTACGCGCCCTGGGAGGAGACGGCCGCCCGGATGGTCGACGCCCAGGCGCCCGGACTGGCCGCACGGGTGCGGGAGTTGGGGACGATACCCAGTTGCGGTCCCGGATGGCCCGCCCGGATGCTGGAGGAGGGCGCGCTGCTGCACCTGCTGAACCGGGGCTGGCTCGGGCTGGCAGGCCTGCCGGAGCCGCTCGCCGCAACGGTCCGGAGCAGGGTGGGGCTTCCGGGTACCGCAGCGGAGGGGGAGGTCGTACGGGACCGCTGGCTGGTGCTGGCCCAGTACGACTCGGTGTCACCGGACGGCCGGCTCACCACCCGGCGGTCCTGGCTGCGCGGGCTGGGGAGCGGGCGCCCGGCCCTGGTACTGGACTTCGGTCCGCCCGGGCGGCCTCCGGGGCTGGCACTGCCCGTGGGGCTGGTGCTGGAGGCGGAGGCTCGCTTCCGGCCCGGTTCGGCGGGACTGCGGGCGGATCTCGGGGAGAGATCCGCGGCGGCCGCGCCGTGCGATCGGGTCCCGGCCGGGGTCAGTACGGGGGAGGCACTGGAGGCGTACGGGGCGGCGCTGCGGGAGGACCCGTGGCTCGACTCGTGGCCGGTGGTGCTGGGCCCGGTGATCCCGATACCGGGGGAAACGGGCTGGCAACTGGCGGACGCGGAGGGCGACTGCGCGCTGCCGGTCGCGCTCGGCGGCGGCGGGTCGCGGTCCGGGCTGTGGCAGCTGGCCGCGCTCTCGGGCGGCGGCCCGGTCACGGTGTTCGGCGAATGCGGACACCGCGGATTCACTCCTTTGACGGCATGGCATCCGGGCTGCCCGGAACCGGTCGCCCTGGGGTGA
- a CDS encoding ArsR/SmtB family transcription factor, producing the protein MPAAAEPTHPRAEDLDLAEVLAALGHPARLEIVRKLASGEETFCGEVVPDLPRSSVTHHLKTLREGGVIRQSPQGRRLCLTLRRDDLEVRFPGLLELVLACRSRPLDSESDEQPL; encoded by the coding sequence ATGCCTGCCGCCGCCGAGCCGACCCACCCCCGCGCCGAGGATCTCGACCTGGCCGAGGTGCTCGCGGCCCTCGGGCACCCGGCCCGCCTCGAGATCGTCCGCAAGCTCGCCTCCGGCGAGGAGACGTTCTGTGGCGAGGTGGTGCCCGACCTGCCCCGGTCGAGCGTCACGCACCACCTCAAGACGCTGCGCGAGGGCGGGGTGATCCGCCAGAGCCCGCAGGGCCGCAGGCTCTGCCTCACGCTGCGCCGGGACGACCTGGAGGTGCGTTTCCCCGGTCTGCTGGAACTCGTACTGGCGTGTCGGTCCCGCCCTCTAGACTCGGAAAGCGATGAGCAGCCTCTTTGA
- a CDS encoding DUF5691 domain-containing protein, whose product MKGRRTGHESCSGPAEGAGPEHCTTRGRDTVTATTTTGTTTTTTTTTTTTTTTTTTGAAADAGYGEWEELVGAALLGTGRRQGSPAALLDAAAVQTVRRRAGLRPAEAGPRPDPAPRDPRPAPPEPARRRLAQLLAGRTGAGGGGRRGAAPDLTELLPQWLAAAGRHGYRAPAALVPALLDAARARTDLRPQALALAGARGLWLARLNPDWRFALRGGAGGAGELPGPEDRAGVERLWQEGLFAERVALLGAVRAHEAAAATRLLSTTWATERAEDRLMFLDSLRVGLAAGDEPFLEAALGDRSRNVRATAAELLSALPQSALAGRMAERALACVGPQGVTPPAECDAGMLRDGVVKRPPAGRGERAWWLGQLVEAAPLSCWRERFGGLGPAEIVALPVAEGESWREELHAAWCRAAVRQRDPDWSKALLGAASAPPATAPGTASLAERAKLLSILPDGERAQWVAEFIRAHGLSEAFQLLGVCLVPWAGTLGRAVVDALDAAREAGSYPWSFSGVMGLAERCLDPAAADHLESLTTASDGPPDTSPGAAAYWSEAFQRLVATLRLRATMLAELAPRP is encoded by the coding sequence CTGAAGGGTCGACGGACGGGGCACGAAAGCTGCTCCGGTCCCGCGGAGGGGGCGGGACCGGAGCACTGCACGACGAGAGGGAGGGACACGGTGACGGCCACGACGACCACGGGCACGACGACGACCACGACAACCACGACTACGACTACGACTACGACTACGACTACGGGTGCCGCCGCGGACGCGGGTTACGGGGAGTGGGAGGAGCTGGTCGGGGCCGCGCTGTTGGGGACCGGGCGGCGGCAGGGAAGTCCGGCGGCCCTGCTCGACGCCGCGGCCGTGCAGACCGTACGGCGCCGGGCCGGGCTGCGGCCCGCCGAGGCGGGTCCGCGGCCGGATCCCGCACCGCGGGATCCGCGCCCGGCCCCGCCGGAGCCGGCCCGGCGGCGGCTCGCCCAGCTGCTGGCCGGCCGGACCGGCGCGGGCGGCGGCGGGCGGCGCGGGGCCGCCCCGGATCTGACGGAGCTGCTGCCGCAGTGGCTGGCCGCCGCCGGGCGGCACGGCTACCGGGCGCCGGCCGCGCTGGTGCCGGCGCTGCTGGACGCGGCCCGGGCCCGTACGGACCTGCGCCCGCAGGCGCTGGCCCTGGCCGGGGCGCGGGGGCTGTGGCTGGCCCGGCTGAACCCGGACTGGCGGTTCGCCCTGCGCGGCGGGGCGGGCGGCGCGGGGGAACTGCCCGGCCCCGAGGACCGGGCCGGGGTGGAACGGCTGTGGCAGGAGGGGCTGTTCGCGGAGCGCGTGGCCCTGCTGGGGGCCGTACGGGCACACGAGGCGGCGGCTGCGACGCGGCTGCTGTCGACGACCTGGGCCACGGAACGGGCCGAGGACCGGCTGATGTTCCTCGACTCGCTGCGGGTGGGGCTGGCGGCGGGGGACGAGCCGTTCCTGGAGGCGGCCCTGGGCGACCGGAGCCGCAACGTCCGGGCGACGGCCGCCGAGCTGCTGTCCGCCCTGCCGCAGTCCGCGCTGGCCGGGCGGATGGCGGAGCGGGCGCTGGCCTGCGTGGGGCCGCAGGGGGTGACCCCGCCGGCCGAGTGCGATGCGGGGATGCTCCGGGACGGCGTGGTCAAACGGCCGCCGGCCGGGCGCGGGGAGCGGGCCTGGTGGCTGGGCCAGCTGGTGGAGGCGGCGCCGCTGTCCTGCTGGCGCGAGCGGTTCGGCGGGCTCGGCCCGGCGGAGATCGTGGCGCTGCCGGTGGCCGAGGGCGAGAGCTGGCGGGAGGAGCTGCACGCGGCGTGGTGCCGGGCGGCGGTGCGCCAGCGTGATCCGGACTGGTCGAAGGCCCTGCTCGGCGCGGCCTCGGCGCCGCCCGCGACGGCCCCCGGCACGGCGTCGCTCGCGGAGCGGGCGAAGCTGCTGTCGATCCTGCCGGACGGGGAACGCGCGCAGTGGGTCGCGGAGTTCATACGGGCCCACGGCCTCTCGGAGGCCTTCCAGCTGCTCGGCGTGTGCCTGGTGCCGTGGGCGGGGACGCTGGGGCGGGCGGTGGTGGACGCGCTGGACGCCGCGCGGGAGGCGGGCAGCTACCCGTGGAGTTTCAGCGGGGTGATGGGCCTGGCGGAACGCTGCCTGGATCCCGCGGCGGCCGACCACCTGGAGTCCCTGACGACGGCGTCGGACGGCCCGCCGGACACCTCTCCGGGCGCGGCGGCGTACTGGTCGGAGGCCTTCCAGCGCCTGGTCGCCACGCTGCGCCTGCGCGCCACGATGCTCGCGGAGCTGGCCCCGAGGCCCTGA
- a CDS encoding esterase/lipase family protein yields MGVSIPVPVSGAALRAGVLEAVVLGGHLLLYPTGIRQEKPAETGRKHLGQTPALLLHGFTDNRSVFVLLRRTLAAGGRRQVETYNYSPFTRDLRVTARHLARRVEELCERTGQEQVDLVGHSLGGLVGRYYVQRLGGEARVRTLVTLGTPHSGTRVAPFMDAHPLVRQMRPDSEVMAELRAPAPGCRTRCVAFWSEFDELMDPTETARIEHPDLRVENVQVTGIGHLALPAHPAVTAAVRRALDGPGPAAVESLGDAASVA; encoded by the coding sequence ATGGGGGTGTCCATACCCGTACCCGTGTCCGGGGCCGCGCTGCGGGCCGGCGTGCTCGAGGCGGTGGTCCTCGGCGGCCACCTGCTCCTCTACCCGACCGGGATACGTCAGGAGAAGCCCGCCGAAACCGGCAGGAAACACCTCGGGCAGACACCCGCACTCCTCCTGCACGGGTTCACCGACAACCGGTCCGTCTTCGTCCTGCTGCGCCGCACGCTCGCCGCGGGCGGGCGGCGGCAGGTGGAGACGTACAACTACTCCCCCTTCACCCGCGACCTGCGGGTCACCGCGCGCCACCTCGCCCGGCGGGTCGAGGAGCTGTGCGAGCGCACGGGACAGGAGCAGGTGGACCTGGTCGGGCACAGCCTGGGCGGGCTGGTCGGGCGGTACTACGTCCAGCGCCTCGGCGGCGAGGCCCGGGTCCGCACGCTCGTCACGCTCGGCACCCCGCATTCCGGCACACGGGTCGCCCCCTTCATGGACGCCCACCCGCTGGTCCGGCAGATGCGCCCGGATTCCGAGGTGATGGCCGAGCTGCGGGCACCCGCGCCCGGCTGCCGGACCCGATGCGTGGCGTTCTGGAGCGAGTTCGACGAGCTGATGGATCCGACCGAGACGGCCCGCATCGAGCATCCGGATCTCCGCGTGGAGAACGTCCAGGTCACCGGCATCGGACACCTCGCCCTGCCCGCCCATCCCGCCGTGACGGCGGCGGTCCGGCGCGCGCTCGACGGACCCGGTCCGGCCGCGGTCGAGAGCCTGGGAGACGCCGCTTCCGTCGCGTGA
- a CDS encoding cobalamin B12-binding domain-containing protein encodes MGVTGPIRVVVAKPGLDGHDRGAKVIARALRDAGMEVIYTGLHQTPEQIVDTAIQEDADAIGLSILSGAHNTLFARVLELLKERDAEDIKVFGGGIIPDDDIAPLKEKGVAEIFTPGATTTAIVDWVRANVRTA; translated from the coding sequence ATGGGTGTGACCGGTCCGATCCGTGTGGTGGTGGCCAAGCCGGGTCTCGACGGCCACGACCGCGGGGCCAAGGTGATCGCGCGTGCGCTGCGGGACGCGGGCATGGAGGTCATCTACACCGGCCTCCACCAGACCCCCGAGCAGATCGTGGACACCGCCATCCAGGAAGACGCCGACGCGATCGGCCTCTCGATCCTCTCCGGCGCCCACAACACGCTGTTCGCGCGCGTCCTCGAACTCCTCAAGGAGCGCGACGCGGAGGACATCAAGGTCTTCGGCGGCGGCATCATCCCGGACGACGACATCGCCCCCCTGAAGGAAAAGGGCGTGGCCGAGATCTTCACCCCGGGCGCAACGACGACGGCGATCGTGGACTGGGTCCGCGCCAACGTCCGCACCGCGTAG
- a CDS encoding M23 family metallopeptidase gives MNDRPSSGLYPDSGYDGLSDTTFAGDSTYVSYETQGQGYDYASYASYETGAYDSTAWSAQGSYPQDGGYLPTIPAQGGVTEDAGTGQWDASAWNQPGSTDYQATAFGYEQTGQAAQTGQWAVPGYGTTGTETGAYDATAWNTVPQHEQQTQTFSYDYPYEYQQQHEAHQPQQQDAAYAYEAPAAPAADVYSETAVFEVLGSEAPEQDHDFGLEHGLDQDFGIDLDGDLAAAPVHDLPTQAMPVTPAAAPVPRGSRRAGAKTKSASTAASPSAGGSSRRRTPAKRSALLTVAVPSACVMGVAGVAAASVGGLTAADKPAEGTTTMAAPDPASVKPVAANSKLDTQLTALSADAGDFADRASRTQERIDLRQRQEDEKQKKAEEEAAKEAARPKFAIPVSQHGLSASFGQAGGMWMSVHTGIDFPVSYGTPVMSATDGTVRTQWNSAYGNMAIVTSPDGTETWYCHLSSTKIRSGKVKAGDVIAYSGNSGNSTGPHLHFEVRPGGGSAIDPLPWLRSHGLDPT, from the coding sequence GTGAACGACCGCCCCTCGTCGGGCCTGTACCCCGATTCCGGGTACGACGGCCTTTCCGACACCACTTTCGCTGGTGACTCGACCTATGTTTCCTACGAAACACAGGGCCAGGGGTACGACTACGCCTCTTATGCCTCTTACGAGACCGGCGCGTACGACTCCACCGCCTGGTCCGCCCAAGGCAGTTACCCGCAGGACGGCGGCTACCTGCCGACCATCCCCGCCCAGGGCGGCGTCACCGAGGACGCCGGCACCGGACAGTGGGATGCGAGCGCCTGGAACCAGCCGGGCAGCACGGACTACCAGGCCACCGCCTTCGGCTACGAGCAGACCGGGCAGGCCGCGCAGACCGGGCAGTGGGCGGTGCCGGGTTACGGCACCACGGGCACCGAGACCGGCGCGTACGACGCCACCGCCTGGAACACCGTCCCGCAGCACGAGCAGCAGACCCAGACCTTCTCGTACGACTACCCGTACGAGTATCAGCAGCAGCACGAGGCGCACCAACCGCAGCAGCAGGACGCGGCCTACGCCTACGAGGCGCCGGCCGCCCCCGCCGCCGACGTCTACAGCGAGACCGCCGTCTTCGAGGTCCTCGGCAGTGAAGCCCCCGAGCAGGACCACGACTTCGGGCTCGAGCACGGCCTCGACCAAGACTTCGGGATCGATCTCGACGGCGACCTCGCGGCCGCCCCGGTGCACGACCTGCCCACCCAGGCCATGCCGGTCACCCCGGCCGCCGCGCCCGTGCCGCGCGGCTCGCGCCGCGCCGGCGCCAAGACCAAGTCGGCGTCCACGGCCGCCTCTCCGTCCGCAGGCGGCAGCAGCCGGCGCCGCACCCCGGCGAAGCGTTCCGCCCTGCTGACCGTGGCCGTGCCCTCCGCCTGCGTGATGGGCGTCGCCGGTGTCGCGGCCGCCTCCGTCGGCGGACTCACCGCCGCGGACAAGCCCGCCGAGGGCACCACCACGATGGCCGCGCCCGACCCGGCCTCGGTGAAGCCCGTCGCGGCGAACAGCAAGCTCGACACCCAGCTGACGGCGCTCAGCGCCGACGCGGGCGATTTCGCGGACCGCGCGAGCCGCACGCAGGAGCGCATCGACCTGCGCCAGCGCCAGGAAGACGAAAAGCAGAAGAAGGCGGAGGAGGAGGCGGCCAAGGAAGCGGCCCGCCCCAAGTTCGCGATCCCGGTCTCGCAGCACGGCCTCAGCGCCAGCTTCGGCCAGGCCGGCGGCATGTGGATGTCCGTGCACACCGGCATCGACTTCCCGGTCTCCTACGGCACTCCGGTCATGTCCGCCACCGACGGCACCGTGCGCACCCAGTGGAACAGCGCCTACGGCAACATGGCCATAGTGACCTCGCCCGACGGCACCGAGACCTGGTACTGCCACCTCAGCAGCACCAAGATCCGGTCCGGCAAGGTCAAGGCGGGCGACGTCATCGCCTACTCCGGCAACTCCGGCAACTCCACGGGCCCGCACCTCCACTTCGAGGTACGGCCCGGCGGCGGCTCGGCGATCGACCCCCTGCCGTGGCTGCGCAGCCACGGCCTGGACCCGACCTAA